One part of the Alphaproteobacteria bacterium genome encodes these proteins:
- a CDS encoding sulfite exporter TauE/SafE family protein encodes MIDPLLAFVAFVFLIGGFSKGVLGMGLPTVTMGLLAVVLAPVQAAAFLIVPSFATNLWQMLSGGRFRALCLRLWPFLLPLIPATWLASGAMTGDYARYAAPALGVTLLIYAGLTLGGVKWRVAPAQEKVTGALVGIATGLVTGVTGVFVMPAVPFLQAIGLEKDELVQALGIAFMVSTAALALGLGRAGLFGVDEAARSLVALLPALAGMWLGQSVRAKLSVAAFRRVFFFGLSALGAYLVLRAVL; translated from the coding sequence ATGATCGATCCGCTTCTCGCTTTCGTGGCTTTCGTCTTCCTGATCGGCGGCTTTTCCAAAGGCGTGCTCGGCATGGGCTTGCCGACCGTCACGATGGGTTTGCTCGCCGTCGTCCTGGCGCCGGTCCAAGCGGCGGCCTTCCTGATCGTGCCGTCCTTCGCGACCAATCTTTGGCAGATGCTGTCGGGCGGGCGTTTCCGCGCGCTGTGCCTGCGGCTCTGGCCGTTCCTGCTGCCGCTGATCCCGGCGACTTGGCTCGCCTCGGGCGCCATGACCGGCGACTATGCGCGCTACGCCGCGCCCGCGTTGGGCGTCACGCTGTTGATCTATGCCGGGCTGACGTTGGGTGGGGTCAAATGGCGCGTGGCGCCGGCGCAAGAGAAAGTCACCGGCGCCCTGGTCGGCATCGCCACCGGTCTCGTCACCGGCGTCACGGGCGTGTTCGTGATGCCGGCCGTGCCCTTCCTTCAGGCGATCGGGCTGGAGAAGGACGAACTCGTCCAAGCGCTCGGTATCGCCTTCATGGTTTCGACCGCCGCCCTCGCCTTGGGGCTGGGGCGTGCCGGGTTGTTCGGGGTCGACGAAGCGGCGCGTTCCCTCGTCGCTTTGCTGCCCGCTTTGGCCGGGATGTGGCTCGGCCAAAGCGTGCGCGCAAAGCTATCGGTCGCCGCCTTCCGGCGCGTGTTCTTCTTCGGCCTTTCGGCGCTGGGCGCCTATCTGGTCCTGCGTGCCGTTCTTTAG
- a CDS encoding cytochrome P460 family protein — translation MGSFRFVLAAAVLALVACAAPSRETGQGCAVPRLAASPAPGILLGDLGMPPGSLRDDEIAAMAHCLGPDLDAAFARVRDKAIDGKNWTTMSTSYRASEHGMFLQVYADAAAAPSYRLYEMGARMPEGATLLKRSFRVGADGKAEAFRIFIMTRERTGYAPDAHDWRFAVFQPDGTLIGETGGRGDANVRFCIECHRAAQAQDYLLFVPPRFRIDAR, via the coding sequence ATGGGTTCGTTCCGCTTCGTTCTCGCCGCCGCCGTTCTAGCGCTCGTCGCCTGTGCCGCCCCGTCGCGCGAAACCGGGCAAGGCTGCGCGGTGCCGCGCCTCGCCGCCTCGCCGGCGCCGGGCATCCTGCTCGGCGATTTGGGCATGCCGCCGGGAAGCCTGCGCGACGACGAGATCGCGGCGATGGCCCATTGCCTCGGACCCGATCTCGACGCGGCCTTCGCGCGCGTGCGCGACAAGGCGATCGACGGCAAGAATTGGACGACCATGTCGACAAGCTATCGCGCGTCGGAGCACGGCATGTTCCTGCAAGTCTATGCCGATGCGGCCGCCGCGCCCTCCTATCGCCTTTACGAAATGGGCGCGCGGATGCCGGAAGGCGCCACGCTGCTCAAGCGCAGTTTCCGTGTCGGCGCGGACGGCAAAGCCGAAGCGTTCCGCATCTTCATCATGACGCGCGAGAGGACGGGTTATGCGCCCGACGCCCACGATTGGCGCTTCGCCGTGTTCCAGCCCGATGGCACGCTGATCGGCGAAACCGGCGGGCGGGGCGACGCGAATGTCCGCTTTTGCATCGAATGCCATCGCGCCGCGCAAGCGCAGGATTATTTGCTTTTCGTGCCGCCGCGCTTTCGGATCGATGCGCGTTAA
- a CDS encoding alpha/beta fold hydrolase: protein MNKIPLVLLPGLLCDQALWQKQIDALSDIADCHVADLTRHDTLAGMADHVLANAPAKFALAGLSMGGYLTFEILRRASERVLRVALLDTSARADTPAQNRNRKMFVSHAKRGKFKGVTPQLIHNWVSPKSSARDPGIIDAVQAMTLRVGSDAFCRQQAAIMERPDSRPQLPLIQCHALVLCGREDQATPLEMSREMAADIPAAQLVVLEDCGHLATMEKPEETSAAMRRWLLAE from the coding sequence ATGAACAAGATCCCCCTCGTTCTTCTGCCCGGTCTGCTGTGCGATCAAGCGCTCTGGCAAAAACAGATCGACGCGCTGTCGGATATCGCCGATTGCCACGTCGCCGATCTCACGCGGCACGACACGCTCGCCGGCATGGCGGATCACGTGTTGGCCAACGCGCCCGCGAAATTCGCGCTCGCCGGTTTGTCGATGGGCGGCTATCTGACGTTCGAGATTTTGCGCCGCGCCAGCGAGCGCGTGCTGCGTGTGGCGTTGCTCGATACTTCCGCGCGCGCCGATACGCCCGCGCAGAACCGGAACCGCAAGATGTTCGTGTCGCACGCCAAGCGCGGCAAGTTCAAAGGGGTGACGCCGCAGCTGATCCATAATTGGGTCAGCCCCAAATCTTCGGCGCGCGATCCCGGCATCATCGATGCGGTGCAGGCGATGACTCTGCGCGTGGGCTCGGACGCGTTCTGCCGCCAGCAAGCGGCGATCATGGAGCGGCCGGACTCGCGCCCCCAATTGCCGCTGATCCAATGCCATGCGCTGGTGCTGTGCGGGCGCGAGGATCAGGCCACGCCGTTGGAGATGAGCCGCGAGATGGCGGCCGATATTCCGGCGGCGCAGCTGGTCGTGCTGGAGGATTGCGGCCATCTCGCGACGATGGAAAAGCCCGAGGAAACTTCCGCCGCGATGCGCCGCTGGCTGCTGGCGGAATGA
- a CDS encoding Lrp/AsnC ligand binding domain-containing protein: protein MQTIFIMVKCELGHAYDVAERAMETEQVSEVYSISGQYDLHLKCYLPDDMDPGHFVMGIQKIPGVKDTFTLITFKAF, encoded by the coding sequence ATGCAGACGATCTTCATCATGGTGAAATGCGAACTCGGTCACGCTTACGACGTGGCCGAGCGCGCGATGGAGACCGAACAGGTCTCCGAGGTCTATTCGATCTCGGGCCAGTACGATCTGCATCTGAAATGCTACTTGCCGGACGACATGGATCCCGGCCATTTCGTGATGGGCATCCAGAAAATTCCCGGCGTGAAGGACACGTTCACGCTGATCACGTTCAAGGCCTTTTAG
- a CDS encoding YnfA family protein, whose product MIATLAIYAGAALAEIAGCFAFWIWMRGGASPLWLIGGAVSLAAFAWLLTLSPAEAAGRAYAAYGGVYIGASLLWLWGVEGRMPDRWDLIGAALCFVGAALILFGPRAGA is encoded by the coding sequence ATGATCGCAACGCTTGCCATCTATGCCGGTGCCGCACTGGCGGAGATCGCCGGCTGTTTCGCCTTCTGGATTTGGATGCGCGGCGGGGCGTCGCCGCTTTGGCTGATCGGCGGTGCCGTGTCGCTCGCGGCCTTCGCTTGGCTGCTGACATTGAGCCCCGCCGAAGCGGCGGGGCGCGCCTACGCGGCCTATGGCGGCGTCTATATCGGCGCGTCGCTGCTCTGGCTGTGGGGTGTCGAAGGCCGTATGCCCGACCGCTGGGATTTGATCGGGGCGGCGCTGTGTTTCGTCGGCGCGGCGCTGATTTTGTTCGGCCCACGCGCCGGGGCTTGA
- a CDS encoding HAMP domain-containing protein — protein sequence MIALSKLSIRATLGALIGVMGVMLIASTVSDVSDAYSRYAAAQRIASYAPISQALFKTLQEARLERGNTQTALSGEAPVVASMADDIAKNRKITEEGYAASVALLAKVSLPGLDQAIGKLKASHEALAALRGKAANDIRVPRAQRDAALIRDWAGIGQNFLDQLEATGTLLENSLLFFDPVIDQTLSVKRAAWTVRSAAGSTVLRIGSTLSAGRAWTAEEAQAQARDLGIASAAWTIVREASARPELAKSIDAAVKAAQPNFTGPLAEENAALGKQLAAGEKPAMAAPDFLRTRIEALALIGNVSLVALAEIVRMADDQIASAERALILNALLLLFSAGLIVAGFLIAMRRISAPIRALTGAMQRLAAHDLATEIPGAARGDEIGDMARAVEFFKKKMIEGDALEAEQRAAREAKERRQLAIEADIKTFDESVSSSLKTLAAASSELQATSKSMSSMADDASKKSVSVAAASEQASTNVQTVASAAEELSSSIAEISRQVAESTRVAGEAVAQVEDTNGQVRSLAAAAEKIGDVVKLINDIAAQTNLLALNATIEAARAGEAGKGFAVVASEVKTLANQTSKATEEIAAQISAIQGATGKAVGAIGTIGTTIGQVSQIATTIASAVEEQGAATQEIARNVQQAASGTAVVSSNIAAVTQSTDETGTAAAHVLTAADDLARLAESLRAEIDGFVVKMRAA from the coding sequence ATGATCGCGCTATCCAAGCTTTCCATCCGCGCCACGCTGGGCGCTTTGATCGGCGTCATGGGCGTGATGCTCATCGCGTCGACCGTGTCCGACGTGTCGGATGCGTATTCGCGCTATGCCGCCGCGCAACGCATCGCATCCTACGCGCCGATCAGCCAGGCTTTGTTCAAAACGCTGCAGGAAGCGCGGCTGGAACGCGGCAATACGCAAACGGCGTTGAGCGGCGAAGCGCCGGTCGTCGCGTCGATGGCGGACGACATCGCGAAGAACCGCAAGATCACCGAGGAGGGCTACGCCGCCAGCGTCGCGTTGCTGGCGAAGGTTTCGCTGCCCGGCCTCGATCAAGCGATCGGCAAGTTGAAGGCGAGCCACGAAGCCTTGGCCGCCTTGCGCGGCAAGGCCGCGAACGATATCCGCGTGCCCCGCGCGCAGCGCGACGCCGCATTGATCCGCGACTGGGCCGGCATCGGACAGAACTTCCTCGATCAGCTCGAGGCGACCGGCACGCTGCTGGAAAATTCGCTGCTGTTCTTCGATCCGGTCATCGACCAAACCTTGAGCGTCAAGCGCGCGGCCTGGACCGTGCGCAGTGCCGCCGGTTCGACCGTGCTGCGCATCGGCTCGACGCTGTCGGCGGGCCGCGCCTGGACGGCGGAGGAGGCCCAGGCGCAAGCGCGCGATTTGGGCATCGCGTCGGCCGCCTGGACGATCGTGCGCGAAGCTTCCGCGCGTCCCGAACTCGCCAAGTCGATCGACGCGGCGGTGAAGGCGGCGCAGCCGAACTTCACGGGCCCGCTCGCCGAGGAAAACGCGGCGCTGGGCAAGCAGCTCGCCGCCGGCGAGAAGCCCGCGATGGCCGCCCCCGATTTCCTGCGCACGCGCATCGAGGCGTTGGCTCTGATCGGCAATGTGTCGCTGGTGGCGCTGGCGGAGATCGTGCGCATGGCCGACGATCAGATCGCGAGCGCCGAGCGCGCGCTGATCCTCAACGCATTGCTGCTGCTGTTCTCGGCCGGGCTGATCGTCGCGGGGTTCTTGATCGCAATGCGCCGCATCTCGGCGCCGATCCGCGCGCTGACCGGTGCGATGCAGCGCCTCGCGGCGCATGACCTCGCCACCGAAATCCCCGGGGCGGCGCGCGGCGACGAGATCGGCGACATGGCGCGCGCGGTCGAGTTCTTCAAGAAGAAGATGATCGAAGGCGACGCGCTGGAAGCCGAGCAGCGCGCCGCACGCGAAGCCAAGGAACGCCGCCAGCTTGCGATCGAAGCGGACATCAAGACGTTCGACGAATCCGTTTCGTCGTCGCTGAAGACGCTGGCCGCCGCGTCCAGCGAATTGCAGGCGACGTCCAAATCGATGTCTTCGATGGCCGACGACGCCAGCAAGAAATCGGTTTCGGTCGCGGCGGCATCCGAACAAGCGTCGACCAACGTGCAGACGGTGGCGTCGGCGGCCGAGGAATTGTCGTCCTCGATCGCCGAAATCAGCCGCCAGGTCGCGGAATCGACCCGTGTGGCGGGCGAAGCGGTGGCACAGGTCGAAGACACCAACGGCCAAGTGCGCTCGTTGGCGGCGGCGGCCGAAAAGATCGGTGACGTGGTGAAGCTCATCAACGACATCGCGGCGCAAACCAATCTTTTGGCGCTCAACGCCACGATCGAAGCGGCGCGCGCGGGCGAAGCGGGCAAGGGTTTCGCGGTCGTCGCGTCGGAGGTGAAGACGCTCGCCAATCAAACGTCGAAGGCGACCGAGGAGATCGCGGCGCAGATTTCGGCGATCCAGGGGGCCACCGGCAAGGCCGTCGGGGCGATCGGCACGATCGGCACGACGATCGGTCAGGTCAGCCAGATCGCGACCACGATCGCGTCGGCGGTCGAGGAGCAGGGGGCGGCGACCCAGGAGATCGCGCGCAACGTCCAGCAGGCCGCGTCGGGCACGGCGGTGGTATCGAGCAATATCGCGGCCGTCACGCAATCGACGGACGAAACCGGCACGGCGGCCGCGCATGTGCTGACGGCCGCCGACGATCTCGCGCGCTTGGCTGAAAGCCTGCGCGCCGAAATCGACGGTTTCGTGGTGAAGATGCGCGCCGCCTAA
- a CDS encoding pentapeptide repeat-containing protein has translation MSNENERDLEDIRQFLTSAKNIQRGAPLDLTRKDLSGANLVGRELTGARMAGVKLVNARLARASLLEADLFGADLAGADLQAADMRRATLRGVTLKGANLNGANLAGADFRGGVMMDASGNGGGFGLEVSDLSDCLMEYANAERAQLAGVDLSGASLAGANLEGAFLFGANLGGANLAHAKLRGADLGDAKLAGATLVGADLAGANLANARVGNTNLAGANMEGAKLDGVDPAGLMLDASGALVARSKFAPAIAREIEAHAEWLDSRGRAGRAANFDGANLALYDLAKLDLSGASFRGAKLAGASLEGATLLLANFAGADLFRANLTRATLHGARFQEAHLRDARLTGAHVGEVPINDASGKPTGRKLRTSFARARVRGADFKGVDIRQCDTEELVKD, from the coding sequence ATGTCGAACGAAAACGAACGCGATCTCGAAGATATCCGCCAATTCCTGACGTCCGCGAAAAACATCCAGCGCGGCGCACCGCTGGATTTGACCCGCAAAGATCTGTCCGGCGCCAATCTGGTCGGCCGCGAATTGACCGGGGCCCGCATGGCGGGCGTCAAGCTCGTCAACGCAAGGCTCGCCCGCGCGTCGCTGCTCGAGGCCGATCTGTTCGGCGCCGATCTCGCTGGGGCCGATCTGCAAGCCGCCGATATGCGCCGCGCGACCTTGCGCGGCGTCACGCTGAAAGGCGCCAATCTCAACGGCGCCAATCTGGCGGGGGCCGATTTTCGCGGCGGCGTGATGATGGATGCCAGCGGCAATGGCGGCGGCTTCGGGCTGGAGGTCAGCGATCTTTCCGATTGCCTGATGGAATACGCGAACGCGGAACGCGCGCAGCTCGCGGGTGTCGATCTGTCGGGGGCGAGCCTTGCGGGCGCCAATCTCGAAGGTGCCTTCCTGTTCGGCGCCAATCTCGGCGGGGCCAATCTCGCCCATGCCAAACTGCGCGGCGCGGATCTGGGCGACGCGAAGCTTGCCGGTGCCACGCTGGTCGGGGCCGATCTCGCCGGAGCCAATCTCGCCAACGCGCGTGTCGGCAACACCAATCTCGCCGGCGCCAATATGGAAGGCGCCAAGCTCGACGGCGTCGATCCGGCGGGGCTGATGCTCGACGCGAGCGGCGCCTTGGTCGCGCGTAGCAAATTCGCGCCCGCCATCGCGCGCGAGATCGAAGCGCATGCGGAATGGCTCGACAGCCGGGGCCGTGCCGGCCGTGCGGCGAATTTCGACGGCGCCAATCTGGCACTCTACGATCTGGCGAAACTCGATCTGTCGGGCGCCAGTTTCCGGGGCGCCAAGCTCGCGGGCGCATCGCTCGAAGGGGCAACGCTGCTGCTGGCGAATTTCGCGGGGGCCGATCTGTTCCGCGCGAATCTCACGCGCGCCACGCTGCATGGCGCGCGCTTCCAGGAAGCGCATCTGCGCGACGCGCGGCTGACCGGCGCCCATGTCGGCGAAGTGCCGATCAACGACGCCAGCGGCAAACCGACGGGCCGCAAGCTGCGCACGAGTTTCGCCCGCGCGCGGGTGCGCGGCGCCGATTTCAAAGGCGTCGACATCCGCCAATGCGACACCGAAGAACTGGTGAAGGATTAA
- a CDS encoding PQQ-dependent sugar dehydrogenase, producing MRFLFVILAMFAAPIAAQAQDYRVETLARGLENPWAVAFLPNGDALITERPGRLRLYTNGALRAEPVVGLPQVYASGQGGLLDVALAPDFATTGEIYLTMAAQTEGGALTRLVRARYADGRLNNVATLLDATPAGSGGRHFGSRLAFGTDGFLYLTTGDRGNDPRAQRTDDLAGKVLRLARDGKPAPGNPFLDRNGYRPEIFSYGHRNPQGLAFDGATLWSVEHGPQGGDEINIVKPGLNYGWPVVTHGRQYGSGTQIGEGTSKPGMEDPVHIWGPTSPATSGLAIYRGDAFPAWRGDLLVGMLREGAIRRVTIRDGRVTGEQKLAEGAAGRIRDVRVGPDGYVYFVSDSRDGVLARLVPAR from the coding sequence ATGCGTTTTCTATTTGTAATTTTGGCAATGTTTGCCGCGCCTATCGCGGCGCAAGCGCAGGATTATCGCGTCGAAACGCTGGCGCGCGGGCTCGAAAATCCCTGGGCCGTCGCCTTCCTGCCGAACGGCGACGCGCTGATCACCGAACGCCCCGGCCGTTTGCGGCTCTACACGAACGGCGCGTTGCGCGCCGAGCCCGTCGTGGGCCTGCCGCAAGTCTATGCCAGCGGCCAAGGCGGCTTGCTCGATGTGGCACTCGCGCCGGATTTCGCGACGACCGGCGAAATCTATCTGACGATGGCCGCACAGACCGAGGGCGGTGCCCTCACCCGCCTCGTGCGCGCGCGCTACGCCGATGGGCGTTTGAATAATGTCGCGACTTTGCTCGACGCCACACCGGCGGGATCGGGCGGGCGACATTTCGGCTCGCGCCTCGCCTTCGGCACGGACGGATTCCTCTACTTGACGACGGGCGATCGCGGAAACGATCCGCGCGCGCAACGCACCGACGATCTGGCGGGCAAGGTGCTGCGCCTCGCGCGCGACGGCAAGCCCGCGCCCGGCAATCCGTTCCTCGATCGCAACGGCTATCGGCCGGAGATCTTTTCCTATGGCCATCGCAACCCGCAGGGCCTCGCCTTCGATGGTGCCACGTTGTGGAGCGTCGAGCACGGGCCGCAAGGCGGCGACGAAATCAACATCGTCAAGCCCGGCCTCAATTACGGCTGGCCGGTCGTGACGCATGGCCGCCAATACGGCTCGGGGACGCAAATCGGCGAAGGTACCTCTAAGCCCGGCATGGAAGACCCCGTGCATATCTGGGGCCCGACCTCGCCCGCGACGTCGGGACTCGCGATCTATCGCGGCGACGCCTTCCCCGCGTGGCGCGGCGATTTGCTGGTCGGCATGCTGCGCGAAGGGGCGATCCGCCGCGTGACGATCCGCGACGGGCGCGTCACGGGCGAACAGAAACTCGCCGAGGGCGCGGCCGGGCGTATTCGCGATGTGCGTGTCGGGCCCGACGGTTACGTCTATTTCGTCAGCGATTCGCGCGACGGCGTTCTGGCGCGGCTGGTGCCCGCGCGCTGA
- a CDS encoding class II glutamine amidotransferase: MCRWLAYTGRPIYLEDFLFKPENSLVTQSLHARKGHTITNGDGFGVGWYGDRPEPGLFRDIRPAWNDENLRSIAEQIRTGHFFAHVRASTGTSISRANCHPFQYGRWMFMHNGQIGGFDRVARELDFAIAPDFYRARKGTTDSETIFLLMLSYGLERDPETAVARTLEHVTAAHAAAGCADPFRFTAAFTDGRRVYAARYSTDGKSPTLFYGCGTGVRAAVGGDCAGDQSGADSVLVLSEPLDTDTSHWTSVPEASLLIADHGNIDVRRLELRLPQAA, encoded by the coding sequence ATGTGTCGCTGGCTAGCCTATACGGGCCGACCCATTTACCTCGAAGACTTTCTGTTCAAGCCTGAAAATTCCCTCGTCACGCAGTCGCTGCATGCGCGCAAGGGCCACACGATCACCAACGGCGACGGGTTCGGCGTAGGCTGGTACGGCGACCGGCCGGAGCCCGGCCTGTTCCGCGACATCCGCCCCGCCTGGAACGACGAGAATCTGCGCTCGATCGCCGAGCAGATCCGCACCGGGCATTTCTTCGCCCATGTGCGCGCCTCGACCGGCACGTCGATCAGCCGCGCCAATTGCCACCCGTTCCAGTACGGGCGCTGGATGTTCATGCATAACGGCCAGATCGGCGGGTTCGACCGCGTGGCCCGCGAGTTGGATTTCGCGATCGCGCCCGATTTCTACCGCGCGCGCAAAGGCACCACGGACAGCGAGACGATCTTCCTGCTGATGCTGAGTTACGGGCTGGAGCGCGATCCGGAAACGGCGGTCGCGCGCACGCTCGAACACGTCACCGCCGCGCACGCGGCGGCGGGCTGCGCCGATCCGTTCCGCTTCACCGCCGCGTTCACCGATGGGCGGCGCGTCTATGCCGCGCGCTATTCGACCGACGGCAAATCGCCGACGCTGTTCTATGGCTGCGGCACGGGCGTGCGCGCAGCGGTCGGCGGGGACTGCGCGGGCGACCAAAGCGGCGCCGATTCTGTTTTGGTCCTTTCCGAACCGCTCGATACCGACACGTCGCATTGGACCTCGGTGCCCGAAGCCTCGCTGCTGATCGCCGATCACGGCAATATCGACGTGCGCCGCCTGGAACTGCGTCTGCCCCAAGCCGCTTGA
- a CDS encoding DEAD/DEAH box helicase → MTFEDLGLSEPVLNAIKDAGYTTPTPIQEKAIPYVQMGRDVLGCAQTGTGKTASFVLPMIDALSQGRAKARMPRSLILEPTRELAAQVAENFDKYGKYLKLTKALLIGGVSMDEQQKALERGVDVLIATPGRLLDLFDRGRILMHDTKLLVIDEADRMLDMGFIPDVERIVSLLPPLRQTLFFSATMAPEIKRLADKFLNNPKEVAVSAPAATADTVTQGIVTVAEREKRETLRRLIGAQQIKNALVFCNRKRDVDILWKSLKRHGFNVGALHGDMDQTTRMETLDGFKREEIQILVCSDVAARGLDIGGLSHVFNFDVPINAEDYVHRIGRTGRAGRSGIAYTIATRDDSKFVRAIESLIKKPIPPIVLEGFEAPTGGDAEGDSPRPERESRSRGGRGGRDRGGRSRRPSRDETPAPEATGELPLAVEAPVVVAETVMAEPAAVVDFVPPAPVHAPAPRPRQPRRQERQSHQERVHHERTPGDSVGNERHAPLPEGLGRGFDDGGVPAFLLRGRRAAG, encoded by the coding sequence ATGACTTTCGAAGATTTGGGGCTCTCCGAGCCCGTTCTGAACGCGATCAAAGATGCGGGGTATACGACCCCGACACCCATCCAAGAAAAAGCGATTCCCTACGTCCAGATGGGCCGCGACGTTCTGGGCTGCGCCCAGACCGGCACGGGAAAAACGGCAAGCTTCGTGCTGCCGATGATCGACGCGCTGAGCCAAGGCCGCGCCAAGGCGCGCATGCCGCGCTCGCTGATCCTGGAACCGACGCGCGAACTCGCCGCGCAGGTCGCCGAGAATTTCGACAAATACGGCAAGTATCTGAAGCTGACGAAGGCGCTGCTGATCGGCGGCGTGTCGATGGACGAACAGCAGAAGGCGCTGGAACGCGGCGTCGACGTGCTGATCGCCACGCCGGGCCGCTTGCTCGACCTGTTCGATCGCGGCCGCATCCTGATGCACGACACCAAGCTGCTGGTGATCGACGAAGCCGACCGCATGCTCGACATGGGTTTCATCCCCGACGTCGAGCGCATCGTGTCGCTGCTGCCCCCCTTGCGCCAGACGCTGTTCTTCTCCGCGACCATGGCGCCGGAAATCAAGCGCCTGGCCGACAAGTTCCTCAACAATCCGAAGGAAGTCGCGGTCTCGGCCCCGGCCGCCACGGCCGATACGGTGACGCAAGGCATCGTCACGGTCGCCGAACGCGAGAAGCGCGAAACGCTGCGCCGCTTGATCGGCGCGCAGCAGATCAAGAACGCGCTCGTGTTCTGCAACCGCAAGCGCGACGTCGACATCCTGTGGAAATCACTCAAGCGCCACGGCTTCAACGTGGGCGCGTTGCACGGCGACATGGACCAGACGACGCGCATGGAAACGCTCGACGGGTTCAAGCGCGAAGAGATCCAGATCCTCGTCTGCTCCGACGTGGCCGCGCGCGGCCTCGACATCGGCGGCTTGTCGCACGTGTTCAATTTCGACGTGCCGATCAACGCCGAGGATTACGTCCACCGCATCGGCCGCACGGGCCGCGCGGGGCGCTCGGGCATCGCCTATACGATCGCCACGCGCGACGATTCCAAATTCGTGCGCGCGATCGAATCGCTGATCAAGAAGCCGATCCCGCCGATCGTGCTGGAAGGCTTCGAAGCGCCGACCGGCGGCGACGCCGAAGGCGACAGCCCGCGCCCGGAACGCGAGTCCCGTTCGCGCGGCGGGCGTGGCGGTCGCGATCGCGGCGGCCGTTCGCGTCGTCCCAGTCGCGACGAAACCCCGGCACCGGAAGCGACGGGCGAATTGCCCCTCGCGGTCGAAGCGCCGGTTGTTGTCGCGGAGACGGTCATGGCCGAACCCGCCGCAGTGGTCGACTTCGTACCGCCGGCCCCGGTGCACGCGCCGGCCCCGCGTCCGCGCCAGCCGCGCCGCCAGGAACGCCAATCGCATCAGGAGCGCGTCCATCACGAACGCACGCCCGGCGATAGCGTCGGCAACGAGCGCCATGCCCCGCTGCCGGAAGGCCTGGGGCGCGGCTTCGACGACGGCGGGGTCCCCGCCTTCCTGTTGCGCGGACGGCGCGCGGCGGGTTAA
- a CDS encoding hydrolase: MIMDAAKAQLLVVDVQERLLPAMAEPDRVTGGCAKLVTAAKRLAVPVLVSEQYPKGLGPTVAALKDAGPVCAKMTFSCADDEGIARAIEAQNRRQLVICGIEAHVCVLQSALGFKAKGYDVAVVWDAISSRKLADKELAALRLRAEGVSIVNVEMTIFEWLHAAGTPQFKELSALIK; the protein is encoded by the coding sequence ATGATTATGGACGCTGCCAAAGCCCAATTGCTGGTCGTCGACGTGCAGGAACGCCTGCTGCCGGCGATGGCCGAACCCGACCGCGTGACCGGCGGATGCGCCAAATTGGTGACCGCCGCCAAGCGCTTGGCGGTTCCCGTGCTGGTTTCGGAACAATATCCGAAGGGTCTGGGGCCGACCGTGGCGGCGTTGAAGGACGCAGGCCCGGTATGCGCCAAGATGACGTTCTCGTGCGCGGATGACGAAGGCATTGCCCGCGCGATCGAGGCCCAAAATCGCCGCCAACTCGTGATTTGCGGAATCGAGGCGCATGTCTGCGTCCTGCAATCGGCCCTCGGCTTCAAAGCCAAAGGCTACGACGTCGCGGTCGTGTGGGACGCGATTTCGTCGCGCAAGCTCGCGGACAAGGAACTCGCGGCGCTTCGCCTGCGCGCCGAAGGCGTGTCGATCGTCAATGTCGAGATGACGATCTTCGAATGGCTGCACGCGGCGGGCACGCCGCAATTCAAAGAACTTTCGGCGTTGATCAAATGA
- a CDS encoding glutathione S-transferase family protein, with amino-acid sequence MLEIYGRASSSNVQKVLWLCEELGLPYRTAHDVPPGKAGTDDYKRVNPTGKIPTLVEPDGFTLWESNAILRYLGAKHAAGGLWPADLRVRADVDRWMDWQACTVAPAATTVLYQTLRAKPEEKNPAALAAASQASRDAAGLLDTQLAGKAYVVGDAFTLADIALGQWVWRYVNLVEQRPNQPHLMAWYARLQDRAAYHRIVMTKLV; translated from the coding sequence ATGCTCGAGATTTACGGCCGTGCCTCGTCGTCCAACGTCCAGAAAGTGCTCTGGCTGTGCGAAGAGCTGGGCTTGCCCTATCGCACCGCGCATGACGTGCCGCCGGGCAAGGCCGGCACCGACGACTACAAGCGCGTCAATCCCACCGGCAAAATCCCCACGCTGGTCGAGCCCGATGGGTTCACGCTGTGGGAGTCGAACGCGATCTTGCGCTATCTCGGCGCCAAGCATGCGGCTGGCGGCTTGTGGCCCGCCGATCTGCGCGTGCGCGCCGATGTCGATCGCTGGATGGATTGGCAGGCTTGCACGGTGGCCCCTGCCGCGACCACCGTGCTCTATCAAACCCTGCGCGCGAAGCCGGAGGAAAAGAACCCGGCCGCCCTCGCCGCCGCGTCCCAAGCGTCGCGTGATGCCGCCGGGTTGCTCGACACCCAGTTGGCCGGCAAGGCCTATGTCGTCGGCGATGCGTTCACGCTCGCCGATATCGCGCTCGGCCAATGGGTGTGGCGCTATGTCAACCTGGTCGAGCAGCGCCCCAACCAGCCGCATCTAATGGCGTGGTACGCGCGGCTGCAGGACCGGGCGGCGTATCATAGGATTGTCATGACGAAGCTGGTTTGA